The following are from one region of the Ochotona princeps isolate mOchPri1 chromosome 4, mOchPri1.hap1, whole genome shotgun sequence genome:
- the LOC101517818 gene encoding putative olfactory receptor 5AK3 has translation MMQENGTEVTEFCLLGFGVQHKFRCVLFIIFLMIYVTSMIGNIGMILLIKIDSRLQIPMYFFLQHLAFVDICYTSAITPKMLQNFIVEHATISFRGCVMQLLVYAIFATSDCYLLAAMAVDRYVAICKPLRYPIIMSKTVCIQLVAGSYIMGSINSSVHTGFTFSLPFCKSNRINHFFCDVPLILTLSCSSVAINIMLLLVFVGFNLMFTVLVVVFSYAYILTTILKTPSSTGRKKAFSTCASHLTAVTIFYGTLAYMYLQPNSHNSQENMKVASIFYGIVIPMLNPLIYSLRNKEVKEALKMIGKKSF, from the coding sequence ATGATGCAAGAAAATGGCACCGAAGTTACTGAATTCTGTCTCCTGGGATTTGGTGTCCAACACAAGTTTCGCTGTGTCCTCTTCATCATATTCCTTATGATCTATGTGACCTCTATGATTGGTAATATTGGAATGATTCTACTCATCAAGATAGATTCCAGGCTTCAAATTCCCATGTACTTTTTCCTACAGCATTTGGCTTTTGTTGATATCTGTTATACCTCTGCTATCACTCCCAAGATGTTGCAAAATTTTATAGTAGAGCACGCAACTATATCATTTCGTGGCTGTGTAATGCAGCTCTTGGTTTATGCAATATTTGCAACCAGTGACTGTTACCTCTTGGCTGCCATGGCAGTCGACCGTTATGTTGCCATCTGTAAACCACTTCGCTATCCCATAATCATGTCTAAAACCGTCTGCATCCAGTTGGTAGCTGGGTCCTACATAATGGGCTCAATAAATTCCTCTGTACACACGGGTTTCACATTTTCATTGCCTTTCTGCAAGTCCAATCGCATCAATCATTTTTTCTGTGATGTTCCCCTAATCCTTACCCTTTCGTGTTCCAGTGTTGCTATCAACATCATGTTGCTTTTAGTCTTCGTGGGATTTAACTTAATGTTCACTGTGTTGGTCGTTGTCTTCTCCTATGCGTACATCTTAACCACCATCCTAAAGACACCTTCCAGCACAGGGAGGAAAAAGGCTTTCTCTACGTGTGCCTCCCACCTGACAGCAGTAACCATTTTTTATGGAACTCTCGCTTACATGTATCTACAGCCTAATTCTCATAATTCCCAGGAGAACATGAAAGTGGCCTCCATATTTTATGGCATTGTGATTCCAATGTTGAACCCTCTGATTTATAGCTTAAGGAATAAGGAGGTAAAAGAGGCTTTAAAAATGATAGGAAAAAAGTCATTttag